From the genome of Apis cerana isolate GH-2021 linkage group LG15, AcerK_1.0, whole genome shotgun sequence:
GAGCTTGGGGGATTTTTGAAATGAACGAGACATGGTGTATGTGTGTAAGGGGGAGGGATATCAATAGAAGGCCTATGGTCCTTTGTGTTACAGCAAATGGCTAGTCAACGGAATCAGGTGCAGAGACAGCAGGCTCTCGCCCTCATGTGCAGGTTTGTTTGTTCTTTGTCTTAGCCCTCCAAATTTTGTCCTCGATATTCGTcgttttaagtaaaaaatacttttcaacCTTCATTCTGTACAggctaaaaattttcattcatcattTGGATTTGggttttaatgaattttaattatgtacttagaataatcatatattttttctctactgttaaaaattgaatttaaataattttataatattatatattgcctAATATTTTAGTTGGAAgagaattgaattgaaaaattaaaaattttaattttttaataattttctatctaaTAAAATCATGTTATTATCACTtacatttaacatattttatgtatttttaacatttcttctgctttatttcatatgtatttaaataaaaaaatatataacagcaattttttttttttatatctttttggaaaaaaatggtaaaaatttgttttgcttctttttctttttcatatctaATTATGGTaggatagaattataaatatattatgaaaatagatataattaaacagaaaaatttgatttaatataataaaaagtgattgtcatctgaaataaaattcctatATGACAGGGTATATGTGGGCAGCATCagttttgaattaaaagaGGATACGATTAGGCAAGCTTTTTTGCCTTTTGGTCCTATAAAATCAATCAACATGTCTTGGGATCCAGTTACGCAGAAGCACAAAGGATTTGCATTCGTCGAATACGAGATACCTGAAGCAGCACAACTTGCTTTGGAACAAATGAATGGTGTCATGATTGGTGGACGTAACATCAAGGTAGCGGGACGTACCTATATAACGAATTTCCTGTCCCCCAGCAATCCTATCATCCCGCCGGAGGTcggcaaatttttatttagcttTATCCAATATGAAATTCGTTTTGATTGAATtgcattacatttataaaatgcacttcgatcaaaaaaaatcttgctaaaattttaatggtttcatcaaattattattatagatttttaagtttatgatatttttttgatattttaacaaatataataataaattctaccaTTActccaataaaatatttattttgataggATAGATCTattcatacaaaaattaatatttttaaattagtaagatatttttaacatattaaagttataaagaatataattcctAGACCTAATCctgttttcatatatatatatatatatatatatatgcacatatacatatatatatatgtatgtttttttataattaaaatgttaatatatatgacagattcgttacaaatatttttttttatggttgaaaatattaatcataaatcttCATTTTCCTTCAGGTTGTGGGACGTCCGTCGAATATGCCTCAAGCTCAATCCGTTATAGATGAAATTACTGAAGAAAGTAAACATtataatcgaatttatatCGCATCAATTCATCAAGATTTAACAGAGGATGATATTAAATCTGTGTTTGAAGCGTTTGGACCCATTACATATTGTAAATTGGCACAAGGAAGCTCACCACATCGACATAAAGGTTATGGTTTTATCGAATATGAAACAATGCAAGCTGCTTTGGAAGCTATTGcatcaatgaatttatttgacTTGGGTGGGCAGTACTTACGAGTAGGCAGGGCTATTACGCCACCAAATGCTCTTATGGGTCCGCCAAGTGGAACTAGTATGATGCCTACTGCTGCAGCAGTTGCAGCTGCAGCTGCAACTGCAAAAATTCAAGCGATGGATGCGGTAGCTAGTAATGCAGTTGCTCTTGGTTTAACTAAGCTTGGAGCAGCTGCACCGCCGATTTTAAATCAAggtacgaaatttttaaattttttataagatttatagaaatgaatatataacttttatatacatatagctTTACCTGGGATAGTAAGACCCACTATTGCTCCTGCAACAATGATGGCACCGCCAACTATAGCAACAGTAGCACCTGTTATACCTCCTCCTGGTATAGCTATACCACAAACATTAACTCGACCTCCTGCAATAATTCAACCAATACCTGGACAGCCAGTTGTGATACCACCTCCAGCTGTTGTTGCACCTACAATAGTAGGAACTCCAgttgtaagtttttttttatcatttattcttcagaaaaaaaaacaagaaatatttaaaatatttaaattattcataatattattagataccagttacaacaacaacaaattcTGATATTATGAGACGAGCACAAGAGCAAGCAGCTCATCAAAAACAGCAAgaagaattacaaaaaaaattattagaggaAACAGAACCGCAAACATTACAGCAACAAGAAAATATGTCAATCAAAGGACAAAGTGCGCGTCATCTTGTTATGCAAAAACTTATGCGCAAAGTTGAATCTCGCGTTGTCATTTTACGAAATATGGTAGCTCCAGAAGATGTCGATGAAAGTTTACAAGAAGAAATTCAAGATGAATGTTCTAAGTTTGGAGTTGTCGAaagagttattatttataatgagcGACAATCTGAAGACGACGAAGATGCAGAAgttatcgtaaaaatttttgttgaattttctCAAATGAGTggtaagtttataaaatatttttttttatattaattgttctttttatacttattttaaatacttattctAGAGGCAGAACGCGCAAGAGATTCTTTGAATGGTCGTTACTTTGGTGGACGATTAGTGAAAGGAGAATTATACGATCAAgctttatttgataatagtgATTTTTCAGGttgattacaaaataatatcacaTCATGTGTTGAATTCCATCAGTTTCatttaaacaaaagaatttaCTTACTGTTCAGTGATATTCCATGTTGTCTACATCGGAAATACTTCTTATACAatgtaaacaattataatctatcttctgattaaaaaaaaatctagg
Proteins encoded in this window:
- the LOC108000316 gene encoding poly(U)-binding-splicing factor half pint isoform X7, with translation MEQSIKMVLMKQTLAHQQQQMASQRNQVQRQQALALMCRVYVGSISFELKEDTIRQAFLPFGPIKSINMSWDPVTQKHKGFAFVEYEIPEAAQLALEQMNGVMIGGRNIKVVGRPSNMPQAQSVIDEITEESKHYNRIYIASIHQDLTEDDIKSVFEAFGPITYCKLAQGSSPHRHKGYGFIEYETMQAALEAIASMNLFDLGGQYLRVGRAITPPNALMGPPSGTSMMPTAAAVAAAAATAKIQAMDAVASNAVALGLTKLGAAAPPILNQALPGIVRPTIAPATMMAPPTIATVAPVIPPPGIAIPQTLTRPPAIIQPIPGQPVVIPPPAVVAPTIVGTPVIPVTTTTNSDIMRRAQEQAAHQKQQEELQKKLLEETEPQTLQQQENMSIKGQSARHLVMQKLMRKVESRVVILRNMVAPEDVDESLQEEIQDECSKFGVVERVIIYNERQSEDDEDAEVIVKIFVEFSQMSEAERARDSLNGRYFGGRLVKGELYDQALFDNSDFSG
- the LOC108000316 gene encoding poly(U)-binding-splicing factor half pint isoform X4, which produces MVEVLNIDFIFYFYLMLIFFVGNASEFLPGPIYDLNQIKQVVAGPGAKYLTLPGILGAGLPKITSEQQDTVNRAKKYAMEQSIKMVLMKQTLAHQQQQMASQRNQVQRQQALALMCRVYVGSISFELKEDTIRQAFLPFGPIKSINMSWDPVTQKHKGFAFVEYEIPEAAQLALEQMNGVMIGGRNIKVVGRPSNMPQAQSVIDEITEESKHYNRIYIASIHQDLTEDDIKSVFEAFGPITYCKLAQGSSPHRHKGYGFIEYETMQAALEAIASMNLFDLGGQYLRVGRAITPPNALMGPPSGTSMMPTAAAVAAAAATAKIQAMDAVASNAVALGLTKLGAAAPPILNQALPGIVRPTIAPATMMAPPTIATVAPVIPPPGIAIPQTLTRPPAIIQPIPGQPVVIPPPAVVAPTIVGTPVIPVTTTTNSDIMRRAQEQAAHQKQQEELQKKLLEETEPQTLQQQENMSIKGQSARHLVMQKLMRKVESRVVILRNMVAPEDVDESLQEEIQDECSKFGVVERVIIYNERQSEDDEDAEVIVKIFVEFSQMSEAERARDSLNGRYFGGRLVKGELYDQALFDNSDFSG
- the LOC108000316 gene encoding poly(U)-binding-splicing factor half pint isoform X1, which translates into the protein MWNLLARNLELKICASPQSRIVCAQPSLLSPEHGNASEFLPGPIYDLNQIKQVVAGPGAKYLTLPGILGAGLPKITSEQQDTVNRAKKYAMEQSIKMVLMKQTLAHQQQQMASQRNQVQRQQALALMCRVYVGSISFELKEDTIRQAFLPFGPIKSINMSWDPVTQKHKGFAFVEYEIPEAAQLALEQMNGVMIGGRNIKVVGRPSNMPQAQSVIDEITEESKHYNRIYIASIHQDLTEDDIKSVFEAFGPITYCKLAQGSSPHRHKGYGFIEYETMQAALEAIASMNLFDLGGQYLRVGRAITPPNALMGPPSGTSMMPTAAAVAAAAATAKIQAMDAVASNAVALGLTKLGAAAPPILNQALPGIVRPTIAPATMMAPPTIATVAPVIPPPGIAIPQTLTRPPAIIQPIPGQPVVIPPPAVVAPTIVGTPVIPVTTTTNSDIMRRAQEQAAHQKQQEELQKKLLEETEPQTLQQQENMSIKGQSARHLVMQKLMRKVESRVVILRNMVAPEDVDESLQEEIQDECSKFGVVERVIIYNERQSEDDEDAEVIVKIFVEFSQMSEAERARDSLNGRYFGGRLVKGELYDQALFDNSDFSG
- the LOC108000316 gene encoding poly(U)-binding-splicing factor half pint isoform X3 is translated as MNGAMAMAPTSQNNVEPPSKKPRVEGNASEFLPGPIYDLNQIKQVVAGPGAKYLTLPGILGAGLPKITSEQQDTVNRAKKYAMEQSIKMVLMKQTLAHQQQQMASQRNQVQRQQALALMCRVYVGSISFELKEDTIRQAFLPFGPIKSINMSWDPVTQKHKGFAFVEYEIPEAAQLALEQMNGVMIGGRNIKVVGRPSNMPQAQSVIDEITEESKHYNRIYIASIHQDLTEDDIKSVFEAFGPITYCKLAQGSSPHRHKGYGFIEYETMQAALEAIASMNLFDLGGQYLRVGRAITPPNALMGPPSGTSMMPTAAAVAAAAATAKIQAMDAVASNAVALGLTKLGAAAPPILNQALPGIVRPTIAPATMMAPPTIATVAPVIPPPGIAIPQTLTRPPAIIQPIPGQPVVIPPPAVVAPTIVGTPVIPVTTTTNSDIMRRAQEQAAHQKQQEELQKKLLEETEPQTLQQQENMSIKGQSARHLVMQKLMRKVESRVVILRNMVAPEDVDESLQEEIQDECSKFGVVERVIIYNERQSEDDEDAEVIVKIFVEFSQMSEAERARDSLNGRYFGGRLVKGELYDQALFDNSDFSG
- the LOC108000316 gene encoding poly(U)-binding-splicing factor half pint isoform X8 is translated as MASQRNQVQRQQALALMCRVYVGSISFELKEDTIRQAFLPFGPIKSINMSWDPVTQKHKGFAFVEYEIPEAAQLALEQMNGVMIGGRNIKVVGRPSNMPQAQSVIDEITEESKHYNRIYIASIHQDLTEDDIKSVFEAFGPITYCKLAQGSSPHRHKGYGFIEYETMQAALEAIASMNLFDLGGQYLRVGRAITPPNALMGPPSGTSMMPTAAAVAAAAATAKIQAMDAVASNAVALGLTKLGAAAPPILNQALPGIVRPTIAPATMMAPPTIATVAPVIPPPGIAIPQTLTRPPAIIQPIPGQPVVIPPPAVVAPTIVGTPVIPVTTTTNSDIMRRAQEQAAHQKQQEELQKKLLEETEPQTLQQQENMSIKGQSARHLVMQKLMRKVESRVVILRNMVAPEDVDESLQEEIQDECSKFGVVERVIIYNERQSEDDEDAEVIVKIFVEFSQMSEAERARDSLNGRYFGGRLVKGELYDQALFDNSDFSG
- the LOC108000316 gene encoding poly(U)-binding-splicing factor half pint isoform X2 — its product is MWNLLARNLELKICASPQSRIVCAQPSLLSPEHGNASEFLPGPIYDLNQIKQVVAGPGAKYLTLPGILGAGLPKITSEQQDTVNRAKKYAMEQSIKMVLMKQTLAHQQQKNKLVLRQQVLLLMCRVYVGSISFELKEDTIRQAFLPFGPIKSINMSWDPVTQKHKGFAFVEYEIPEAAQLALEQMNGVMIGGRNIKVVGRPSNMPQAQSVIDEITEESKHYNRIYIASIHQDLTEDDIKSVFEAFGPITYCKLAQGSSPHRHKGYGFIEYETMQAALEAIASMNLFDLGGQYLRVGRAITPPNALMGPPSGTSMMPTAAAVAAAAATAKIQAMDAVASNAVALGLTKLGAAAPPILNQALPGIVRPTIAPATMMAPPTIATVAPVIPPPGIAIPQTLTRPPAIIQPIPGQPVVIPPPAVVAPTIVGTPVIPVTTTTNSDIMRRAQEQAAHQKQQEELQKKLLEETEPQTLQQQENMSIKGQSARHLVMQKLMRKVESRVVILRNMVAPEDVDESLQEEIQDECSKFGVVERVIIYNERQSEDDEDAEVIVKIFVEFSQMSEAERARDSLNGRYFGGRLVKGELYDQALFDNSDFSG
- the LOC108000316 gene encoding poly(U)-binding-splicing factor half pint isoform X6, whose amino-acid sequence is MVEVLNIDFIFYFYLMLIFFVGNASEFLPGPIYDLNQIKQVVAGPGAKYLTLPGILGAGLPKITSEQQDTVNRAKKYAMEQSIKMVLMKQTLAHQQQKNKLVLRQQVLLLMCRVYVGSISFELKEDTIRQAFLPFGPIKSINMSWDPVTQKHKGFAFVEYEIPEAAQLALEQMNGVMIGGRNIKVVGRPSNMPQAQSVIDEITEESKHYNRIYIASIHQDLTEDDIKSVFEAFGPITYCKLAQGSSPHRHKGYGFIEYETMQAALEAIASMNLFDLGGQYLRVGRAITPPNALMGPPSGTSMMPTAAAVAAAAATAKIQAMDAVASNAVALGLTKLGAAAPPILNQALPGIVRPTIAPATMMAPPTIATVAPVIPPPGIAIPQTLTRPPAIIQPIPGQPVVIPPPAVVAPTIVGTPVIPVTTTTNSDIMRRAQEQAAHQKQQEELQKKLLEETEPQTLQQQENMSIKGQSARHLVMQKLMRKVESRVVILRNMVAPEDVDESLQEEIQDECSKFGVVERVIIYNERQSEDDEDAEVIVKIFVEFSQMSEAERARDSLNGRYFGGRLVKGELYDQALFDNSDFSG
- the LOC108000316 gene encoding poly(U)-binding-splicing factor half pint isoform X5: MNGAMAMAPTSQNNVEPPSKKPRVEGNASEFLPGPIYDLNQIKQVVAGPGAKYLTLPGILGAGLPKITSEQQDTVNRAKKYAMEQSIKMVLMKQTLAHQQQKNKLVLRQQVLLLMCRVYVGSISFELKEDTIRQAFLPFGPIKSINMSWDPVTQKHKGFAFVEYEIPEAAQLALEQMNGVMIGGRNIKVVGRPSNMPQAQSVIDEITEESKHYNRIYIASIHQDLTEDDIKSVFEAFGPITYCKLAQGSSPHRHKGYGFIEYETMQAALEAIASMNLFDLGGQYLRVGRAITPPNALMGPPSGTSMMPTAAAVAAAAATAKIQAMDAVASNAVALGLTKLGAAAPPILNQALPGIVRPTIAPATMMAPPTIATVAPVIPPPGIAIPQTLTRPPAIIQPIPGQPVVIPPPAVVAPTIVGTPVIPVTTTTNSDIMRRAQEQAAHQKQQEELQKKLLEETEPQTLQQQENMSIKGQSARHLVMQKLMRKVESRVVILRNMVAPEDVDESLQEEIQDECSKFGVVERVIIYNERQSEDDEDAEVIVKIFVEFSQMSEAERARDSLNGRYFGGRLVKGELYDQALFDNSDFSG